The Callithrix jacchus isolate 240 chromosome 20, calJac240_pri, whole genome shotgun sequence genome has a window encoding:
- the NRN1L gene encoding neuritin-like protein isoform X1: MMLRCHCCRRCWQPPRALRPLLLLPLVFVPPLAAAAAGPNRCDTIYQGFAECLIRLGDSMGRGGELETICRYWSWNDFHACASQVLSGCPEEAAAVWESLQQEARRAPHPNNLHTLCGAPVRVQECGTGSETNQETLRATAPALPIVPAPLPLVAALALAYLLGLLS; this comes from the exons ATGATGCTCCGCTGCCACTGCTGCCGCCGCTGCTGGCAACCACCCCGTGCCCTGAGGCCGCTGCTGTTGCTGCCCCTCG TCTTTGTACCTCCCCTGGCAGCGGCTGCAGCAGGCCCAAACCGCTGTGACACCATATACCAGGGCTTTGCTGAGTGTCTCATCCGCCTAGGGGACAGCATGGGCCGAGGAGGCGAGCTGGAGACCATCTGCAGGTACTG GTCTTGGAATGACTTCCATGCCTGTGCCTCTCAGGTCCTGTCAGGCTGTCCGGAGGAGGCAGCTGCAGTGTGGGAGTCACTACAGCAAGAAGCTCGCCGGGCCCCCCACCCGAATAACTTGCACACACTGTGCGGCGCCCCAGTGCGTGTTCAGGAGTGCGGCACAGGCTCCGAAACCAACCAGGAGACACTGAGGGCAACAGCGCCTGCACTCCCCATTGTCCCTGCACCCCTGCCGCTGGtggctgctctggccctggcctACCTCCTGGGGCTTCTGTCCTAG
- the NRN1L gene encoding neuritin-like protein isoform X3, translated as MMLRCHCCRRCWQPPRALRPLLLLPLAAAAGPNRCDTIYQGFAECLIRLGDSMGRGGELETICRYWSWNDFHACASQVLSGCPEEAAAVWESLQQEARRAPHPNNLHTLCGAPVRVQECGTGSETNQETLRATAPALPIVPAPLPLVAALALAYLLGLLS; from the exons ATGATGCTCCGCTGCCACTGCTGCCGCCGCTGCTGGCAACCACCCCGTGCCCTGAGGCCGCTGCTGTTGCTGCCCCTCG CGGCTGCAGCAGGCCCAAACCGCTGTGACACCATATACCAGGGCTTTGCTGAGTGTCTCATCCGCCTAGGGGACAGCATGGGCCGAGGAGGCGAGCTGGAGACCATCTGCAGGTACTG GTCTTGGAATGACTTCCATGCCTGTGCCTCTCAGGTCCTGTCAGGCTGTCCGGAGGAGGCAGCTGCAGTGTGGGAGTCACTACAGCAAGAAGCTCGCCGGGCCCCCCACCCGAATAACTTGCACACACTGTGCGGCGCCCCAGTGCGTGTTCAGGAGTGCGGCACAGGCTCCGAAACCAACCAGGAGACACTGAGGGCAACAGCGCCTGCACTCCCCATTGTCCCTGCACCCCTGCCGCTGGtggctgctctggccctggcctACCTCCTGGGGCTTCTGTCCTAG
- the NRN1L gene encoding neuritin-like protein isoform X2, with product MMLRCHCCRRCWQPPRALRPLLLLPLVFVPPLAAAAAGPNRCDTIYQGFAECLIRLGDSMGRGGELETICRSWNDFHACASQVLSGCPEEAAAVWESLQQEARRAPHPNNLHTLCGAPVRVQECGTGSETNQETLRATAPALPIVPAPLPLVAALALAYLLGLLS from the exons ATGATGCTCCGCTGCCACTGCTGCCGCCGCTGCTGGCAACCACCCCGTGCCCTGAGGCCGCTGCTGTTGCTGCCCCTCG TCTTTGTACCTCCCCTGGCAGCGGCTGCAGCAGGCCCAAACCGCTGTGACACCATATACCAGGGCTTTGCTGAGTGTCTCATCCGCCTAGGGGACAGCATGGGCCGAGGAGGCGAGCTGGAGACCATCTGCAG GTCTTGGAATGACTTCCATGCCTGTGCCTCTCAGGTCCTGTCAGGCTGTCCGGAGGAGGCAGCTGCAGTGTGGGAGTCACTACAGCAAGAAGCTCGCCGGGCCCCCCACCCGAATAACTTGCACACACTGTGCGGCGCCCCAGTGCGTGTTCAGGAGTGCGGCACAGGCTCCGAAACCAACCAGGAGACACTGAGGGCAACAGCGCCTGCACTCCCCATTGTCCCTGCACCCCTGCCGCTGGtggctgctctggccctggcctACCTCCTGGGGCTTCTGTCCTAG
- the NRN1L gene encoding neuritin-like protein isoform X4, protein MMLRCHCCRRCWQPPRALRPLLLLPLAAAAGPNRCDTIYQGFAECLIRLGDSMGRGGELETICRSWNDFHACASQVLSGCPEEAAAVWESLQQEARRAPHPNNLHTLCGAPVRVQECGTGSETNQETLRATAPALPIVPAPLPLVAALALAYLLGLLS, encoded by the exons ATGATGCTCCGCTGCCACTGCTGCCGCCGCTGCTGGCAACCACCCCGTGCCCTGAGGCCGCTGCTGTTGCTGCCCCTCG CGGCTGCAGCAGGCCCAAACCGCTGTGACACCATATACCAGGGCTTTGCTGAGTGTCTCATCCGCCTAGGGGACAGCATGGGCCGAGGAGGCGAGCTGGAGACCATCTGCAG GTCTTGGAATGACTTCCATGCCTGTGCCTCTCAGGTCCTGTCAGGCTGTCCGGAGGAGGCAGCTGCAGTGTGGGAGTCACTACAGCAAGAAGCTCGCCGGGCCCCCCACCCGAATAACTTGCACACACTGTGCGGCGCCCCAGTGCGTGTTCAGGAGTGCGGCACAGGCTCCGAAACCAACCAGGAGACACTGAGGGCAACAGCGCCTGCACTCCCCATTGTCCCTGCACCCCTGCCGCTGGtggctgctctggccctggcctACCTCCTGGGGCTTCTGTCCTAG